Within Lagopus muta isolate bLagMut1 chromosome 1, bLagMut1 primary, whole genome shotgun sequence, the genomic segment CGCCCAGGCGGCCGCGTGGGGAGAAGGAGCAGGATGAGGATGATGCTCTGTTAGAGGCTAAGCGCGTCCGCGGGCAGCGACGGCTTCTGGTGGTGCTGGAAGGGGCGAGCCTAGAGACAGTGAAGGTGCGGACGGAGGGGGTCGGGCCGGGGGATGCTCCGCGGTTTCTGTTGTCAAACTGTCCGTGCTTTGGCCTTAGGTGGGGAAGACGTTCGAACTCCTTAATTGCGACAAGCATAAGGCGCTGCTGCTGCGGAGCGGCCGGGACCCCGGAGAGGTGCGGCCCGACATCACCCACCAGGTACCGCCTAGGTACTGGCAGCATGGACTGCCCTAGGGCGTGTGGGGCCATGCCGGTGTGGCACTCGCTGCAGGAAAGTGCCCCTGGAGTGTGGGGTATCGTCTTATGGCCCTGGGGCGGGAATGAAGTTAGCTTCACCCACCATACTTGTGCTTAATAACgtgtgtttatatttatttgtgtatGGGATTGCTTGTTTCTCAGCATAACAGGAGTACTTGTATGGCCACTCCGTCTCTTGTCACGTATGCAGTTGTGGAGTCTTTTCCAAGATCCCTCCCTTGCACCTTTTCAATTTCCACtactacatttttgttttgtttcagagtcTTCTCATGCTTATGGACAGCCCTCTGAATCGGGCTGGTCTTCTGCAAGTTTACATCCATACCCAAAAGAATGTTTTAATTGAAGTTAATCCTCAGACCAGGATCCCAAGAACATTTGATCGATTCTGTGGTCTTATGGGTAAGCGATTCATGCTTTGTACTGGCTACAGAATTATGTAGGGTGGTGGTTAGGAGCAGAAGAGTTGTGTGAAAAATTAAGAAGCTA encodes:
- the EMG1 gene encoding ribosomal RNA small subunit methyltransferase NEP1 produces the protein MAAPRRPRGEKEQDEDDALLEAKRVRGQRRLLVVLEGASLETVKVGKTFELLNCDKHKALLLRSGRDPGEVRPDITHQSLLMLMDSPLNRAGLLQVYIHTQKNVLIEVNPQTRIPRTFDRFCGLMVQLLHKLSVRAADGPQKLLKVIKNPVSDHLPVGCMKIGTSFAVPNVTDLRELVPTAEPVTIVVGAFAHGSVNVDYTEKMISISNYPLSAALTCAKITTAFEEAWGVV